The Gopherus flavomarginatus isolate rGopFla2 chromosome 4, rGopFla2.mat.asm, whole genome shotgun sequence genomic interval CCTTCTTAACTATATTCCATAgatacattttgcaatgattgTAAGCACCAATGGGCTATTGGCTCTCAATAGAGACTTTACATGCCCCTTTAGTGCACTATTCTGCATATAGTTGACCCAGGAGACACCTGTAAAACTGTGCACCCTCAGCTACTTGGCACAAAGAGGTTGTTTGGCATTATGATTTCCTAAAATGTTTGTGCAATTTTATTTTAGCTGTTATGATTTGTACTCTTTTTCAACAGACCTGTGAGAGAACATGAAAGGTGCTTTATGAACTAAAATTAGTATCTTTGACACTCATACACTTATTATAACTACATTGATCAAAGCCCTTCTACTCTCGCAAAGCATAGGATTATATTTGAGGATTACTCATACTCTTGCAAAGcataggactataacagggttcaaaaaatataactagataagttcatggaggataggtccatcaatggctattagccagaatgggcagggatggagcccctagcctttgtttgccagaagctgggaacggggacgggatggatcacttgatgattacctgttctgttcattccctctggggcacctggcaatggAACAAAAGAAAAGCTCTTCCTGTTAAAATTTAAACTTTATTTAAAGGCTTGGAAAAAATACTCTTTACATGTAAGCCGGAATGATAAAGGTTAGCTGTTTGTCATGGCCAAAAATGGGGAAGTATTATGAATCTGCCAcagaaaaaatgcaaataaacttACAGAAGATGATGCAACTTACAGGCCTCTattattttgtacaaaatatcttttttgcaGTAAATATTCAACTTTTATTAATTAAGAGTTTAAAACCATTAAAAAATCCAGGTCACTCTCTCATTCACTGGACAGTCAAATTTATAACAAGTCATGGAGTAGTCTTGCTCAGCAGAAGACTAACCAGAGtctgttatgggataagagggaaggtcctttcatggattggtaactggttagaagatgggaaacaaagggtaggaataaatggtcagttttcagaatggagagaggtaaatagtggtgtcccccaggggtctgtactgggaccagtcctgttcaacatcttcataaatgatctggaaaaaggggtaaactgtgaggtggcaaaatttgcagatgatacaaaactacccaagagagttaagtcccaggcagactgcaaagagctacaaaaggatctctcaaaactgtgtgactaggcaacaaaatggcagatgaaattcaatgttgataaatgcaaagtaatgcacattggaaaacataatcccaactatccatataaaatgatggagtctaaattagctgttatcactcaagaaagagatcttggaatcattgtggatagttctctgaaaacatccacccaaTCTGCAGTAACagttaaaaaagtgaacagaatgttgggcatcattaagaaagggatatataatatgacagaaaatgtcatattgcccCCTATAGaaatccctggtatgcccacatcttgaatactgcatgcagatgtgatcgccccatctcaaaaaagatatattggaattggaaaaggttcagaaaagggcaacaaaaatgattaggggtatgaaatggcttccatatgaggaacaATTAATAAGACTCAGACTTTTGAGCTTAGAAaacagacaactaaggggggatatcattgagatctataaaatcatgactggtgtggagaaagtaaataaggaagtgttatttactccttctcataacacgaactagggggtcaccaaatgaaattaataggcagcaggtttaaaacaagaagtatttcttcacacaatgcacagtcaactagtggaactctttgccagaaaaagttgtgaaagccaagactataagtggttcaaaaaagaactagataagttcatgaaggatcggtccatcaatggctattagccaggatgggcagtgatAGTGTCcccagcttctgtttgccagaagctaggaatgggcaacaggagatggaccacttgatgattccctgttctgttcattctctctggggcacctggcagtggccactgtcagaaaacaggatactgggctagatggacctttggtctgacacagtatggccatttttatgttctcatTCTTTGCATTGTCTTAGTAAACTATGGGGAGGCGCAATTGTTTTGAGAGGTTCTTTTAAGCTTAGGGAGGTTCATTATGACAAATGATAAGAATCCTTGATCcagaacagggccacccagaggattcagggggcctggggcagggtcaggtctttggtggcaattcagcggcgggttcctcttggagggaaggacccaccaccgaattgccgccgaagaatgaagtggcagcgGTAAAGCAAGCTAAGTGCCGCCAACCACGGATTCCACACACCCCCCGCTTGCAGCACTCATACTCACCAAGCGGTGCTCCCAGGCTTcgacagcactgaaggacccgccaccaaagacctgaAGCGAGGGAAGGGCCTGttgccaaagtgccaccaaaaaCCTGGAGCGGCTTGTGGGGCCCCTGCGgcacccagggcctggggcaaattgccccacttcccaccccctccccgtgGTTCTGATCCAGAGTAATTCACTTAAGTGCCAGAGGTCATGTGAACAGGAGTTTAAATTGAGTTCATATTGGTGTTTTTAAGGCCAGTCATCCTGAGAACTTGGCACAACTAAATTCATGATTGGGTTGGATCACCTTGGATTCTATTGGACCTTGTTTCAAAGCACCTTTACTTGAAATGCTTCAACCTCACTCCTACTCCAAGTTCTTTGGTCCTGCAAAGTTTGCTTTCAAAATAGCCAGCCCTTCACAATGTAAGCCATCCCTGATCCCCAACATAACAACTCTAAAATGATTGTTTACATATGATTAGTCTTCCTAAAGGCAATTCAAGTTTTGTATGTTGTAATTGTGGCAAGtgtctttataaaaataaaagactTCTCTGAAGAAAAATTGATGTTCTAATGAAAAGCTTTTCATTATCCACTTTAActttcagtttcagtttttttaaataaaaaattaaggtTTTCAAAGtcacaaacttttttaaaatcctgttctcAACTCCTATACCCTGTGTTCTCTCAAGCACTGAAAGCGAGACACAGGACCACATTTCAGGTTTCAAATAAAGGGACACTTCTGGTTTTGGAAGTATTTATTTACCAATGAGTCTTACTGTAATTCATTAGAAAGAAGCTATTTAAATGGAGATCAGTGGGCGGACAGCAAATTAACCCAGTCACAATATTAGAGTCCAAGATTTATTTTGCACACATCCTCTGCACTAAGCTACAAAGTACCCCTCATCTCCCTACTTCTGCTTTTCCCCAAGAATGGATGGTAATTACTCAGTTCCACTATCAGTGAAAACTGCAAATGCTGAGTCCCTCACAGATTAGACAGGAAACATTACCATGGACTTGCTATTTCAGAATTATCCATTCCACAGCTTAGTGACACATTCTGGAGGATTAAAATTCTTTCAAAATCTGAGCATCACCATATTATGAAATTGTGCTGGATCTTTCATAGAAGCTAAGCTGACCAATTCCTCCCAACCAGCTTTCACTCagttattaacagtgtgattaagtTTCAATATGGGAGCTACAGCCAAACCTAAAAATAATTTAAGCAAAGAATTTCACATTATTCATCACACTTGCCACCAGACTATAGATATTGAATACTATTTTGAATTTTGACAGCCTAGAAATTGTTCAGCCCTTTGACTACTGCCATCAActctgaaggtatgtctacacagcaagtacACACCTGcaactggcctgtgccagccaactcgggcttgcagggctgtttcattgctatgcAGACTTCCAggcacaggctggagccagggctctaggactctgcaaggtgggagggtcctagaacccagaagtctacacagcaatgaaacagccctgcagctcaACCGCTGTaagcctgagttggctggcacaggccagccattggTGTCTAGTTGCTGGGTAGATATACCATGACACTACACAGTACCATAAGTAGGACTCTACCAAATTTACAgctatgaaaaacatgtcacagagcCTGAAATCTGGTCCCCCACTCCACCTACCATGAAATCTGGGTTTTTTTGTGCTTTTACctatatacagatttcacagaggagatcAGCATTTCTCAGATTGGGGATCCTGatgcaaaagggagttgcaggggggtcaaaAGGTTATTtaggggggttgcggtattgccacccttacttctgcactgccttcagaactgggcagctggagagctgcaGCTGTTGGCTAGGTGCCCATATCTGAAGGcaatgccctgccagcagcagcgcagaagtaaggatggcaataccatgccatgccaaccctatttctgcactgctgccttcagagctgggtggccagagagcagcacctgctgactgagggtccagctctgccagcagcagcacagaagtaagggtggcaataccataccgtgccatgcttacttctgtgctgctgctggcagcggatctgccttcagagctgggctaccggccagcagccaccacactATAGCTactcagctctgaagacagcaccgccaccagcagcaacaCTGAAGTAAGGGTCGAAGAACCacaaccccccctacaataacctagcgacccccccccaaaaaaaactcctttttgggtcaggatccctacaattacaccaccatgaaatttcagatttaaatagctgaaatcatgaaatttacaatttttaaaatcctatgactgtgaaattgaccaaaatggactgaatTTGATAGGGCCTTAACCATAAAGTAACATGTCTAGCAAAAGCTGGGGAAACCAAGACATTAACCTAAATTAGTATTTCTAATCCAAGCTTTACACCATTTTCTTAAAAAACGTAGGTAAATTCTACAGATCTGAAATGACCCAGTCATGAGAGTTTGCTAAAAAACAAGAAACTTCCAAGAGCAAAATAGTTACACATTTATCTTTGAATTATCTTTCCATTTAACTGTTAACGTTTTCTAAAAGAGATCCCCTGCTCCTTTCAGACCAAAGGTGAATGTTCTTTTCACcatttggggatgggggggaggcagcctgTCTGAAGGCATTGTTAAATTTACaatggtttgtttggtttttactaAGTTCCCACCTATCCTCTTCCCTCAGTTGATGATGAAAGTCCATGTGTCAGATTAGTTAAGACCTTTGAACTTGTTACACACATTTCTTAATGGGGGAGTAACCTCAGACAGTATAAtaaaactagttttaaaatacagacaTGCTGATTTTAAAGATGCATGTGTGTAAGATGCCCAAGGCCTGGTTATTCAAACCTCACATCTAACGTAGACATCAGCACTTCAAGACATGTCAAACTTTTCCCTTCTTTGTTGACAGGCACTCCTGAccctgggatgaaatcctggcaccactgaagtcagtggaaaattaATATTGGCTCAatagaaccaggatttcacctcagaaCAAAAGCTGAAGAAGAGGTGATCCCGAGGCGGAAGCTGACATGGAAAGGCAACGTTGGAACTTCAGCTGAGAAGTGTCTAACTTTGAGACCTTGTAAATGCTGAACTATAGTCCTGAGGATGCAGGGGTTgctttttgtggggttttttggagaattttattttattttacctaTGCTTTAGCAAAAGACATTTTAACTAAGGAATCACTCACAGTATATGTTATCCTGCATAGTCTTCAGTAGAAATCCTCCCCCACGTTCACCAACTCTTCGCAAAAAGAAGTGTTTTGTTCCTAACACAGGATAGTTTTGCTGTTCCCCAAGCTTTTGTTATCAACTGCTTCCATGTAATAATGCAAGTTCAGAATGCTGAACTCTTTCATCCTAGTGACTTTATAATCACATATTTGAAAGAGAAATGTTGTAATATGTACTAGTTTTATTTAGTGGCAAGTTCTCTGGAGCaagtacttatttttaaaatattgtccaGAACTGATCATAACATCAGCACATAAATGCAATCTTCAGAATTGCGGCTATAATGTTCTGACAAGACTACTGTATCTTACAGTGTACACATTTTACCATATTACCACAGCCTCTATAGAGCTCAAAGGCTGATTCCCCAATTTAATACATTCACTTCGTTTCTGTGAACACAGAAAAGTGGGGAAACATGTAAGGTAAAGAATGTAATTAAATAAGCACTTAATTTATGTTTAATGCAGTAGGAATCAAACACTTGTTTCTCCATTTATTCTGAAGAATGTGTGTAATATGTTATTCACTAACATGATGAGCCTCTGGAATGCTTCCCTTTTGTTCCCAAGTTACAACCAATTAGTCTCCAGTAAAGTGAACAATGCTAAAGGCAGCAGTCAATATCCAACCATTGCTATTCTTTCTACTAAaatgctgcagaatacaaaacaTAATATCCCAGAGTCTCATTTAATAGGCCCATACATACAAGAGACTTAACATTCACACTGTAGCCTAAAGAGAAAATATCCTCTTTAAAGAACACTGCCCACAAAGTGACTCAATTTAGCTTCTTCCTGACAAGCACTTCTTATATTTCTGCTAGCTTTCCCTCCTGCAATTACTTGGTTAAAGGAAGGAATGGTTTGGAGGCAATcctaaattttaaaaacatgttttaatgtACAGCTAAGCATCAGTTATATTATAGTCATTCAGCAGCATACTACGTAAACTGTAAACATAACAAACTTGCTGCTCTATACAATGTTACTTCATAGGATGACAGTATTCCATTCAGACTCACATGtaagacaagacaagacaaggtaatatcttttgttgaatCACCTTTTATTGAATCAACCAAGACAAGCTTTTCTACAAGAGCTCTATGAAAGCTctaaagcaggggcaggcaaactttttggcccaagggccacatctgggtatagaaattgtatggaaggccatgaatgctcacaaaattggggagagagctctggctgggggggtgcaggacctggggtggggacagaaaagaggagttcagggtgtaggagggggctctgggctggggcaggggcttggggggcaggggtgccCCAGGCTAGGATTGagaggttcagagggcaggagggggatcaaggctaGGGCAGAGAGTTGGAGCATAGaagggagtcaggggtgcaggctccaggcagcacttacctcaagcagttcctggccaatgggaactgcaggggcagcgcctgcggacagggcagcacaTAGAGCCATCTGGCTGCCTCTAAACATAGGAGCCAATGTGGGGGGGACGACAaaccgctgcttccaggagccatagCGCACACGTGCAAAGCAGTCCCTGAACCTTATCCCTACCTGGAGCATGGGAGAGGGGCaaaccccagaccccactcctcagcaggagcttgagggccgggTTAAATCAGCTGGCGAACCAAACGTGGCCcaggggccatagtttgcccatccctggtctgagcatgtctctctcaccaacagaagatggtccaataaaaaaaaatgttatctcatccaccttgtctcttgaaTACCCTAGGAACCAAAATGTCTACAGCACCACTGCACACACGTAAGTCAGGAGACAGCCTAAGTAACTGAAGCCAGCCCACAATCAGATCCTTTTTAAACTGCTTAAATCAATTTGTACTTATAACCCCTTTATGCAGCAAGAGACAGGTTAAGAGGCAAGAGGATCAAGAGCAGCTTACGGCATGCCATGTATATGATTATCAATAGTGTTTGAACAGAAGGCTTGTTTTCCCCCCATCCCTTTCTGGGGGACCGCcagggaaaggaaagagaaaaaagaaacaatCGCCTTCACACAAATCAGAGCTGCTCAGGATCAGTGCAAACCAGACTTCAGCCCCTTTGCTCTACACATGGGCACTAAACGTGTTTTTAACGCTCAGACAGGCACCCTACAACCAGTCAGTTGCAAAAAAGCCCTTTGCGCCTCTGCAGTGACTATTCCCGCTGAAAGACATCCTTGCGACGGAATTCATTAAACGGCTTAACAGAGGAGCTTGCATCTTGCTTTACGAACATAAGAAATGAGGGGGAtgagagggggaggggacactAGAGCTGGGAATGTCATTTAGaggtgggtttaaaaaaaacccaacagttcAGCGTTTCCAATTAATCAAATCATAGACACGCTCAAAAGGGAAAAGTTTAAACACCAACCCCCCAATGTGTCTCCAGGTAGAGTTCGGGGAGAGGCACAGGCAGCATAgggacatcacacacacacacgcacacccagagagggggaggcaaGGGGAGAGCCCCGCTCTGTTCACACACCTCTGCGTGTGCGTGTCTCCCGCGGCCAGGGGGGCGCAGCAGGCGAtcgcccccaccccaggggctctCCCCGGGCACCGCACGCGGGCAGTCCCGCTCCTTTCCCAGCCGCGCCGCGGGCAGGTGCGGTACCTCGCAGCCGTACAGCTGCCCCAGCTGCTCCACGATCCACTCCTCCAGCACCAGCCTCTTCCGCAGCTCCTTCCGATCGTACTTCACCGTCACTTTGCCTTGCTGGtggcgccgctgctgctgctgaacctgCACCACCGCCGCCGCCGGGGAGACCGAGTCCTCCCGGGAggagccgccgccgcctcctcccccgCCGCGGGGGCTCTGGAAGAAAACCCGGCTCCCACCGCCTCCCCCAGCGGCACCCGGCTCGCTGCCCCCGGTCACCACAGACATGCTCCGCGCCCGGCCGCTGCCGCCCCTACGGAGATCGCTGCCCGCTGGCCCGGCTCGGGCTCTGGCCGCGGCAAGGGGCTGCCTAGCTCCGGCGCCCGCGGCTCCCTCCCGGccggtgcagcagcagcagcgtcggctCGTGCGGCTCCGCTCCACACCGCACCTGCGGCGTGACTGCTGCCCGGGCGCGCAcagcccagctgggggaggggcggagggcTGTGCTTCTGGCCCCCAAGCGGGAGGAGAAGGCGGGGAGAAGCAGCGCCCGCCCCACGAGCTCCTCCGCCCACACCTCTGCTGCTTTCCCCGGCTGATCGCAGCGGCACCCGGCTTGGCCTAGGTACCACACTGTGAGCCCCTTGCTCCGCTGGGCCAGTCACTGCCCCTGGAGCAGGAAGGCTGGAGCGGAGAGTGGTGGGACGCGCTAGTTGGCCCAAGAGCAGTTCGCCCCCTGGATGTTGCCAGTCTTGCCCCTCGTACGCTCTATGGGTCCTACTTGGCTAAAGCTCTCAGTGCAATCAAGGGGAGTGTAGCCGCGGTGGGGACTGTCGGGCTTGGGCTTGTGgctattttttctttaataaggATGATTTTCTTCTTTAAACTGTGCCCCGGGAAGAGCAGACAGCCCTAGGTCAGAAAAAGGCGGATCGGGCTGTTTCCAGCCGGAGGACATGGCCAGTAGGGTGGGCTACTGCTGGAGTGTATGGTTACCAGCCTCTATCTGTGCTGGCTGTTATAAAGGTGCACTCACCATGCAACTCTGAAGGTTTCTACATCCTCTGTAAAATAAAATTACCTGTGATAATAAAACAGGCATGGCAAGTGGTCTCTCccttgttctctctctcacacaggcaCGCTTTCAAGCTCTTGCTTCAGAGGCAAAAGCATAAATATCACACATATCCAGGCCTTTTCCTGCAGTTGCCTGgtatctctctcacacagagtCCTTTTCAAGTAATTATGCTGTATACCCTTCTtcgcacatacacatacacacaaacatgtTTTCAAGACAATTAACTTGGGTGGTCAGCAGTATACCTGGATCCCTCACAAATGTTTGCAGATTTGGcagtaaaacaatttttttttattctggctCATGCATACATGCATCATATCACAAATCTGCAACATAAATTTACAAGTGACTGCATGCAGCACTTTTGCAATCTGGATAATCACACCATTGAAATCCAAATCTTTTCCAGACAGATTGTGCTCCTCTGAATTTTTCACTTAGCTTTTCATATTCATCTAGCAAAGCCTGAAGTCAGCAATCAATGATCTTTACACAAGACAGTATTTTTCCCTTAAtacttttttaaaggtatttctgCCCTGAAATACAaactgcatttattaacattacaTATCCAGATACTGGAGCATAAAAATGTTGATCATAATCATCTTCTTTGTAGGGaggctgaatatttccattgtAGTGATATCAAATACCCAGCAAAAATTTTAGTCTAACACCAATTTTCTAATAATTagcaaattaaaacattttatctGAAAGATGCTGTTTAggacagcaacactgcaaacttCTTGAGATTAGTATTTTGATTTATTATATTAGTTTATAACCAGAAAGTTCCCCTTGAAACATCCACTGCAGGAGGTTcttttactgtattataaaaacCAGGTTTGACAGCCACAGATTTCATTTCCCATACACAGAAACCTGGTTATGACCACCAGTAACCACTAACATAATTCAAAAACTGTTCAGTGGGGACCTCCAGGTCACAGGTAGCAAAGATGCTTGTAAAAAAACACTTTGTTTATCCATAGCCTACCATCTGGATAAAGCCAATAATGTACATGGTGGTACACTGTACTAGCAATGTTCTGGTGGCTCTATCAGTTTTTTATCTACCCTGGATTTTCAGCCACAAGTGTAGCTGTACCAGGCTAGCTGCTCTAGTAATGAAGACATGGTTTATACCTGTCACATGCAtaatcccagtgtagacaaggcttacattttcattttaaaaaatggtttcattttaaaatctggTTGCATAAAAGTAAAGCACCTTTTAGGCACCttaagattttcagaagttctgagcacctgcaactcatATTGACATTAATGAAATCTCACTTGCTTGGCTTGCTTATGGGCCAAGTAGGAAGGAGTATCACCATCAGTATGACACATTTTCAATATTAACCTGATTAATTATTTCGCTACTGATcgttttagcagaaacatccaggCACTATGTTTATGAGAGGAGTCTGAAAAAGAGTGCcaccattccctccctcccatttGGTTTGCCTCACTATTTCTGTCCCTACAAATGGAGACACCAGTCTATCAGGCTCCAGCTCTAGAGTGCTTTTTAGCTTTTGGAAATATAGGCTTGGAGAGTAAGAAAGGGTCACTGTCAGCAACTGCTTCTGCCACTTATGGAAACCATAAAAGAAAACGATGACGGTTTAAGGAGGGGAGTGGCTGCCTTTTGAATGTTTGTGTTTTGAGATGCTTGTAATTTGGGTTTTAAGCTTTGTATGTCATCTGAAAAGTCTGGTCCAGAGTTTCTCAACCATATAAGTTCAAACTTCTCTCCTGGGAGCAGAGAGATTTTCAAGTTTTTATCAAATCCCTTCTAGACAGATTCTAGCTTTGATTACTAGAATTTGATACAGTTCAGTAGTTTCCTGAGAAAAATCTAGGCTACTCTGGGCCAGAGCCTCTATTGTGAGCCACTCTGAGGATCTGACTCTCTGTCTTTTAGTACCCCCTCCCTTAAGGGGAGTTGAGCACAAAGACCCATATCAAATTTCATTGCAGGAAACTTTCCAAAGGCAATAGAGCACCAAGACATTCCACATATGTCCCCACACATGGGGCCTAAGGCTCAAGACATTCAGccttggatttttgtgtcctgcTGTAGCAAATATCAGGTGTGCAAGTGGCTTGTGTTCTTACCTAGTCTAAGTGTGATACTCccaaaaaatgtaatttaaataccTTTTAGATATTGTACTAACAGACATCAGAATCAGTACAAGCACCAAAGAGGAGACACCTGCTGTTCAAAATAAACACTTCAAAAACACTCTAAAAGTGGAAGATGAGAACTCATTTCCTCAGAGGCATCCTTCAAAGacaaaaatgtaatatttttttattaagaTAATGTACAGTGATTGTTGAAAGGGGAACTGATAGAGCTGAGAGCAGCATTCTCAGAAGGCAGTTTCCATGCACAGTTGGTTTTCCATTCTGTTTTTAAGAAAATGCATTCTCAGGAAGCCAAGACAAAAATTACTGCCAAGAATTTTGATTACAATTTTGCTTCAGTTGAGAGAAAGATCAAATTGCTTGAAAGTCAAACTTGAGGAAAAACTTCTAGAACAAGTATTAATATCCTGGGAATGATCAATGCTACTGCATAGACAGATTTTATAGGGTTTACTCCTGAAGTCAGATATGAATAACAACCACTTTTTAGAGAAAGAAGCTAC includes:
- the PPP1R14C gene encoding protein phosphatase 1 regulatory subunit 14C gives rise to the protein MSVVTGGSEPGAAGGGGGSRVFFQSPRGGGGGGGGSSREDSVSPAAAVVQVQQQQRRHQQGKVTVKYDRKELRKRLVLEEWIVEQLGQLYGCEEEEMPDVEIDIDDLLDATNEEERAIKLQEALVDCYKPTEEFIRELLTRIRGMRKLSPPQKKSI